From the genome of Pelobates fuscus isolate aPelFus1 chromosome 6, aPelFus1.pri, whole genome shotgun sequence, one region includes:
- the RAB33B gene encoding ras-related protein Rab-33B: MMSAAPTGDDVGLESSLEASITSTCSFGASRARIFKIIVIGDSNVGKTCLTYRFCTSCFPDRTEATIGVDFRERSVEIDGERIKIQLWDTAGQERFRKSMVQHYYRNVHAVVFVYDITNMASFQSLPSWIEECKQHLLSNDVPRILVGNKCDLRDSIQVPTDLAQKFADTHSMPMFETSAKNTTDHVEAIFMTLAHKLKSHKPLILSQPPENTVQLNSGAKTTFPCWC; this comes from the exons ATGATGTCTGCAGCTCCCACTGGAGATGATGTAGGACTGGAGTCCTCTCTGGAAGCAAGCATCACTAGTACGTGCTCATTTGGGGCCAGCCGTGCCAGAATCttcaaaataattgtaattggggATTCAAATGTTGGaaaaacatgtttgacatacaGATTCTGTACCAGCTGCTTCCCAGATCGGACAGAAGCCACAATAGGAGTGGACTTCAGAGAGAGAAGCGTGGAGATTGATGGAGAAAGGATCAAG ATTCAACTGTGGGACACTGCAGGACAGGAGCGCTTCCGTAAAAGTATGGTCCAGCACTACTACCGTAATGTGCATGCTGTTGTCTTTGTGTATGACATCACCAACATGGCTAGTTTCCAGAGCCTCCCATCCTGGATAGAAGAATGCAAACAGCATTTGCTCTCAAATGATGTGCCTCGTATCTTGGTTGGCAACAAATGTGACCTCAGGGACTCCATCCAGGTGCCCACAGACTTGGCTCAGAAATTTGCTGACACTCACAGTATGCCCATGTTTGAAACCTCAGCAAAAAACACAACGGACCACGTTGAAGCGATTTTCATGACACTGGCTCATAAGCTGAAGAGCCACAAGCCACTTATTTTAAGCCAACCTCCAGAGAATACAGTGCAGTTGAATTCTGGTGCAAAGACCACTTTTCCTTGTTGGTgctag